Genomic DNA from Tachyglossus aculeatus isolate mTacAcu1 chromosome 10, mTacAcu1.pri, whole genome shotgun sequence:
aattggtggaggtgggatttgaacccatcatcatcatcaatcgtatttattgagcgcttactatgtgcagagcactgtactaagcgcatgacctctgactccaaagcccgggctctttccactgacctacactgcttctctctccccctcagcacttagaacagtgctttgcacatagtaagtgcttaaaaaatgtcattattagtattgtaacctctccagcgcttagaacagtgctttgcacatagtaagcgcttaacaaatatcattattagtattgtaacctccccagctagaacagtgctgtgcacatagtaagcgcttaataaatgccatcattattattactattaacttctctgggcctcagttccctcatctgtaaaatggggatgaagactgtgggacaacctgatcagcagagaagcagcgtggctcagttgaaagagcacgggcttgggagtcagaggtcagggcttcaaatcccgcctccaccaattgtcagccgtgtgactgggcaagtcacttcacttctccgggcctcagttacctcatctggaaaacggagattaagactgtgagccccacgtgggacaacctgatcaccttgtatccttcccagtgcttagaacagtgctttgcacatagtaagcgcttaacaaatattattattagtattgtgacctccccagtgcttagaacagtgctttgcacatagtaagcacttaataaatgccatcgtcattattattattattattattattaacttctctgggcctcatttccctcatctgtaaaatggggatgaagactgtgagccccacgtgggacaacctgatcagcttgtatcacccccagcgcctagaacagtgcttcgcacatagctctcttcctcccttcaaagccctactgagagctcacctcctccaggaggccttcccacactgagccccctttttcctgtcctcctccccatccccccatcctacctccttcccttccccacagcatctgtatatatgtttgtatagatttattactctattttacttgtacatatttactattctatttattttgttaatgatgtgcagctagctttacttctatttattctgatgacttgacacctgtccacatgttttgttttgttctctgtctcccccttctagactgcgagcccgttgttgggtagggagcgtctctatatgttgccaacttgtacttcccaagcgcttagtccagtgctgtgcacacagtaagcgctcaataaatacgattgaatgaatgaatgaatagtaagcgcttaacaaatgccattattattattattattatcattattctaaggCGCCGCTTGGTTTTCGCCCCGCCTCTCCCCCAAATCTCGCCTGACCAGGACAGGCCGCAAGCTGTTGGCGGGGTTGTgtcaagcagcctggcctggtggagagataataataataatagtatttgttaaacatttactgtatccaaagcactgttctaagagctggggtagatataaggtgatcaggttgtcccacgtgggctcacagtcttcatccccattttccagatgagggaactgaggcacagagaagcaaagtgacttgctcaaggtcacacagcagacaagtggcggagctgagattagaacccaagacctctgtctcccaagcccgtgctcttgccactgagccacttgttGCTTCTAATCTAGCTCtgcaacttacctgctgtgtgaccttgggcaaatcactttgcttctctgtgccttagttccctcatctgtaaaatgggaattaagaatgggacagggactgtgtccaacctgattatcttgtatctaccccagtgcttagaacagtggctggcacatagtaaacgcttgacaaataccacaattattatcattttgcagCACTACCGGGCCTTTCCTACCCTTGTTATTCACGAATCTGTCACACGTTCAAGGGTGTTAATagctaatcaattgtatttactgagcatttagtatgtgcaaagcactgtactaagcgcttgagaaggaataacacaacagaattagcagatatgttccctgcccataaagagtttacctAGGGCAAATGAGTGTTAACAAGAGCAAAAGTGTGTTAACAAGGACAAAGTAGGTATGATCATTTTCCTTggaatcaatcggatttattgagcgcttattatgtgcgactCCCCCAGGTTCAGGGTGTGCCACTGAATTACTTGGCCACTTGAGCTGCCAGGTGTTTGTTCATTTTGGGGGACATTACTACATTCTTGTTACTTCCAAGTGGTGGGGAAACAGCTCGTCATTTGCTAAATCTGTGCTGTAACTAAATTATTACCTCTCTTGCAGTGTCGGGAACTAATGCCTTTCTCACCAGTTCAAGTGAAAGAGAGAATTTACCATGGTAATCTGTGTACTTATTTTGTTTGAATTATAAAATTCTAAGTCCCTTGTACAGTCTTTGTTTATTGCATTTCAGATTCTCtaagactatttttttttttaccaaagatGGATTTGCATTAGGTTTTCAGTCATATGTCTTCCTCACTCTGAGGCCAGCTATCCCAACTTTTCCCTTACTACTTTTTAGCCTTATATAAATACTTAAAATGTGAAATGTTTTATCAAATGAGAGTCTGGGACCTTTAAAACTAATGCCTTTTAGGTTATGGAGCTGTGCTGGAGATAAATCACAACACAGGCCCAGAATGATGAGCCTCATTATTCCCCAGACTTGATATTTattacagttcaatcaatcagttgttttaattgagcacttcctgtgtgcactgtactaagcatttgggagagtacagtagagttggtagatgtgtactccacaagaagcttccagtctagatggggaaacagacattaaaaaagacagacaggaaaaaaaaCTAACATGTTAAGGGAGACAGGTTTGAGGGAAGTGATAAGAATAGTGAGAATCCAAAATTTTTAAATTCAGGAGACCAGTAATTCTCTCCAGTAACCCTTTTGTTACCCACCCCTGCCTGCTCCAGGCTACTGTTGCATGCcaactgtttttttgttttgtgttgtttttgttaagtacttactgtgtgccagtagataggctaattgggttggacagtccatggtccacatgcagtcttagtccccattttacagatgaggcaattgaggcacagagaagttgtgacttgcctaaatcccacaacagacaagtggtggagctgggattagaacccaggtccatctgattcccaggcctgtgttctatccactaggcaatactgcttctctctttctgttatactttccctacTCCTTAATACAGCCCCATGCATTCAATAATTCCTACTGATTAAATGGTTGGAAACACCCCTTCCCTTTTAAAGTTTTATACTGCGTTAGCGTGAACTACTTTACACCAATATCCAAAACTAAAATGGTTCCTGCAgttcctaattgtactttcccaccccCTTTGTACATTGCCATACACTCGctaattaccactgattaattggctgGAAACACCCCTTCCCTTTTAAAGTTTTATACTGCCTTAACGTATACTACTTTTCACCACTTTCTAAAACTAAAATACTTCTAACAGTTCCTACTATTTATGGTTTTGTCAAAATTAATTTTTGTTCTGGAGAGTTAGGAGCATTTTTCAAGAGCCATATTTCACTTTTATAAAATGAAAAGTGCACGTCCATGAAAAGAATTGGTAAGAAATGCATatcttttatttttatcatttttgaAGGAACTCCAGAGGAGCAACGTCTAAATCCATTTAGAAATTGGAAATAACTTTAGGTTTCCCAGCCATCATGGTGGCACTGAGTTTACCAGCCCAAGGGATTTCTTGCTCAGTATCTATAGACAGCCATGTGTTGAATTTGATTTCTCGTTTCCAGTTGGAAATTGCTAAATATGTGCATGGGAGTAGGTTTCTAAACAGTGGCTtcccctgccattttccctacaGCCCTGTCTAGGACtatgatcttttttttaatggtatttgttaagcactttcttagtccccattttactgagtcagagagatgttgtgacttgcccaaggtcacgcagcagacaagtagcgtagccaggattagatttcCATATTAATTTGCATGTACCCCAGGAACTGGGTTCCTGGTGCAATTTCCGGGCTATTTTCATTTAAAAGTTAATTTTTGCTGAAGGTTGTCACATCTTGATTTTCCCCCCCCTCTTCTCGGTTCTAACTGACCCACCACCAATGATCGAGATCCTTCTGGTTATCATCAATCGAACGTATTTATAaaccgcttaatgtgtgcagagccctgtactgagcacttgggagagtacaatatagcagttggtagacatgttcctcgtccacaacaagcttacagtccagcgcttagaacagtgctttgcacatagtaagcgcttaataaataccgtcattattattagtaagtttAGTCGTCATCAGTATTTATCTCTatgttatatgcagagcactgttctaggccttaGGAGCATAAAATTCAAGAAGAAGAATTAGCCACTACACGATCCGtgggaataagagaagcagcgtaccttagtagatagagcacagatctaggagtcagaaagacttgggttctgattccagctctgccacttctctgctgtgtgatcttgggcaaatcactttatttctctgtgccgcagttctctcatctggtgggttttttttgtctttttcatggtatatggcatttactatgtgccaggtgttctGAGCTAATTCTATTccgagatacgagctaatcaggttggatacagtccatgtatcacagtcttaatccccattttgcaggtgagggaactgatgtacagagaagtgaagtgacttacccaaggtcacaaagcagagaagtggcagcctTAATCCCCTGTTAAATggctattaaaactgtgagccccgtatagagcgtggactgtatccaacctgattagcttgtatctactccagcgcttagtacagtccctggcacaaagtaaacatggtaagtgcttaacaaatgccattaaaaaaacccacaaaaaacaaaCAGGGCCCATAACATGGAGCACACTGGGATGAAGGAACATTCCTGCTTCTTGAAAGAACATTGTATAGAGTAGCTGATACCAGAGCAGCTAGGATACAGGGATAGATATTCAGCATGGGtctaaccctgctctgccactcctctgctctatgaccttgggcaagtcacttcacttctctgtgcctcagttaactcatctgtgaaatgggcattgaaactgcgagccccacatggggcagggactgtgtccaaccccatttgcttgtatccacctcagcgcttagtatagtgcctggcacatagtgagcacttaacaaataccataattataattcttaGTAGAGTaggaagagcccgttgttgggtaggaaccctctctacatgttgccaacttgtacttcccaagcgcttagtacggtgctctgcacacagtaagcgcttaataaatatgattgaataaatgaatgaatgaaagaggagcaaCGGCTATGGGAAAATCTATTGGATTGTTTCCACTTCTAATACATCTACCATACTTGTCCTTATAGATATGAATTTCTGACATACAGGGTCATTATTTTTCCCAtatattttttccccaaattctGTAGCAGTGTTGAAAACGCTATGAAGAGTTTTAAGAACATGTTcatacttttttttccccatgattTTGCAGCCAGGTAAAGGGAAAAAGTCAAAAGCCCGGGGCAAGTCCGTTAATGAGAAGAAACAGAAAAAGCCTGAAGTGGACATCCTCAGCCCGGCTGCCATGCTGAACGTGTATTACATCGCCCACAATGCTGCCGACTGCCTGACGTTGCGCGGTTTCCGCTGGTCTGGTGCTACCAAAGGGACGAAAGGAAAGAAGAATGCTAAGATACCACCATTAACAGATCTCTAGAATGAGTAATGCTAGCTGTTGGTTGGAGGCTGTATCGGGATAGTGAAACCATGAAATACATGTACAAAAAATCCCATAAAGTCCAATGTGCAAGATGAACAACGAGCGCTAGTACTGTAGTTCAGGATAAAGACATGTTCATTTAACAGCCGGTGCCCTTGTAAGTTTAGCCTTGACctcggaattttttttttccaggtatgGGAGGCAAAGTCATCTTTAAGCAATTCTAATACTGTGAGAGAAAATTCAGAGTACTCTGACTGTAAGCCTCATTCTGGGTCAGAATTAAATCTTGCTCTTGGAAAGCCAATGCTTTACACTAGTTCTTTTGTTACTGAATAAAGAAGTTGAAATGCTTAATAGCGGGAGGGGAACTGGATGGTTAATGGCGGGAGAAGGGAGGGTATTTGAGAGGTAGAAactcttcttttttaatggtatttaagcgcttactatgtatcaagtactgctctaagggATGAAGTCGATACacatttatcaggttgggcacaatccctgtcccacatggggcttcatctaaattgtggggaggaggatttaatccctattttacagatgaggtaattgaggcacagagaagttaagtgacttgccaaaggtcacagagcaagctgttaataataataatgatagcatttattaagcgcttactatgtgcaaagcactgttctaatcgttggagaggttacaagttgatcaggttgtcccacgtggggctcacagtcttaacccccattttccagataagggaactgaggcacagagaagttaagtgacttgcccaaagtcacacagctgacaattggtggagctgggatttgaacccatgacctctgactccaaagcccatgctctttccattgagccacgctgttagtgGAGCtgtgagtagaacccaggtcctctgattcccagccttgtactctatctactaggtcatgctgatccCCTCTACTTCAGGGATCAAAGGGTTACAGTCCCAGCCCTGGCATTGTTCCCTCTCAACTGAAATAAAGCAGAATCAGtaaagttgtctgctgtgtgaccctgggcaactcacttcacttctcagtgcctcagttacctcatctgtaaaatgggggttgagtctgtgagccccatgtgggacagggactatgtccaacccaatttgcttgtctccatcccagcacttagtacagtgcgcgctttgtacagtgctctgcacacagtaagcgctcaataaatatgaatgaatgaatggcacataataactgcttaaatagcataataattattattaatattatcctcTAATAATTATGGAGAGGGTAGTTTGGGATGGTCTTTGAGGTCCAGGGCCTCTCTCCACCGGTCTTAGAGCTGACTCCTGGCACAAACCTAACCCTGCGAAGTTGTGACATGATTTGTCTTTGCCTTCCTTGCAATGGTTCATGTGAAGCTGTAGTTTAGCATGTAGGTGCTTTGAGGACCCCATGAACTACACGACCGTATTTGAGGGGACTATTATGGACTGACCAGTTACACAAATTAATTTATTCTTAAATCCCTGGCAGATTGCCAGCCCAGTTCTCCATAGGTTATTTCCATATTTCTGCTGCTTTACATAGACTAGTGAGTATATGATTATAGGGATCTGGAAGCTGTTTATTTGTAGCTTTTTTATCTTTGCAGTTTATGagatcagggaatgcctcttctCACCTTTTCGGCAACCACTTGGATACAAGTAAGGGGTTTATTGTGTGTGAGGTTGCTAACtgctgctaataatgataataattcaacTCCCCTGCTAAGTACTAAAATGTATGTTTACGTTTCTAAGACAAACCCCGAGAATACTTTCCTTTTCTGCACAGCTTGCTTTTGAGAGTTCATAATTTAGTGGTCCCGTATGCAGAGGCTTGGAGAAGATGGCTCCTGCGGTGCATCATTCTGTCAAAGGCGACAGCAAGGTTCGTATTATGTGGAAGGAAGAGAGGCAAACAAGTCGACAAAAAGTCATTCGAGGCTGGAGGGGCTGTTTTGTATGGAGGAAAATTGAAAAGAAATTAAGCTGGCTAAGGAATAATGACTGTTCGGAAGCACTGAAAGGGTGAGTATGAATTGAAGAGCAAGAATTGAAGTGGTTAGactcagcgtggttcagtagcGTGGTTCGCCAGCCTTTATTCAGTGCTACAGGCTGCCACGCCTAATGTATGTTTTTCAGCCTGGGTTCAGTGGAACCCTGGAGTTCTTTGGGAACTTgtctgttaatattgtactctcccaatcacttagtatggtgGTCTGTACAtaggtagcactcaataaatacgattgattctgtgGATGGGGCCACCGGAAattctgaaaaggaaaaaaaggtagACAAATATGACAAAGATGACAAAagttacatcatctgaaaaatggggattaaaagggagAGCTCatatgggacacgaactgtgtccaatgtgattatcttgtaccttccccagcggtggagtggagtcgggattagaacccaggtccttttgactctcaggcccaatgctgtgtccactaggccatgctgcttctccatgtcataatttttttttaatggggttaCCACCATGGTCTGATCTGTTCATGGTACATCACAATACCTGTAAAAGCAggaagagttcaatcaatcaagcagtggtatatattaaacatttactgtgtgtgtttgccaagcactgtactgagcacttgggagagcacaatacaatagggtaGGTAGGATTTGGGAACTGGCCCCAAACATGAGGGTCCGAACCAAGATGGCAGGGAATCTTCAGGTCAGTTGATAATTGTGTGTCTCTGGGAGAGTTTGCTCAGTTTGATTTCCCGTAAACTGTTCAATACAGTTCCAAATTCATCTCCGTAACAAAAATTGAAGGGTGATATCTCTAGTTCATTTGGCAAATCAGTGGGCTAATTAGCTTGGATTATTTTTTTACTTAACACTTAATTTCATCATGATAATTAAAATACAAAGCTTCTTTTCCTGTAGCTAAGTCAAGTAAATCTCCAGGGGCATTGCTATCCAtctacccattttttttttcattatttcatcTTGAGGTTACCTGAATCCTGCAGAGGTATCCTGGGGTGCTCTTTTAAAATCCTAAAGCCAATGAGATGTGCAGTTTGCTTTGTTTAAAACTGACTTCTGTTCTCATGGCAACTGATTGGCCATCAGTACCAAAATAAACAAAAAGTGCCATTTCAAGGGCTAAGATGATGTTGCTAGGACAACTAGAATTTAGAGAAGACACTttttggggagaaggggatggagattAATTTCAATTTATTCCTTAAAGAATACATTGGCAGGGCTGGAAGGTTGGAGACCAGCTGCCCTGAAAGGGTTAATTTGGTCAacgaagggggaaggggaaggggaggaagactgaGACAAAAGCCTTTACTACAAACTCAGTGAAGTACTGCCCTCTCAACAGAAATGATACAATTACATCTTTGTGTTGGGGTGAGCAGGGCTTTATGGGGATGAACTGCACAATTTCTCTATTTAAGAAAAAGTTAACAGTTGTGGAGAATTAAATAAGCCATTAAAATCATCAATTTTATATTTTCACTGACCACTGTTCACAGCACACAACACTTACTGGAAGCTtactgggaggaaaaaaaattttCTTTTCCTTATTTTTATGGCTTCATTTCCATTTCATGGTCACCCTTCCCGTATTAGGAGGACTTGAAAACAGTGTCCTTGTTATGCATTTAGATAACGTCTTTGCTGCTGTTGGGATTATTATTCATACTTGGAATTGCTGCTCCAATAGAGGGAGCTTGGTGCAAAGCTTCTTGTTAGGATGTAAACCTCTTGTCCGTAGAATTGGGAAGCATGAATTGTGGTCTGAAACTAAGGCCTTGATATTGATTGCGGCACCCCAAAAGGGCAAAACACAGAAGGGCATTTAACTTCTAAATTCTTTCCAGTTTTAAGATGTAATCGTTTAAGattaaatgagcccactgttgggtagggactgtctctatatgttgccaatttgtatttcccaagcgcttagtacagtgctctgcacacagtaagtgctcaataaatacgattgattaaatgacggagaagtagcatggcttagtgactgaccacgggcctgagagtgagaaggatcagggttctaattcccagctccaccacttgtctgctctgtgaccttgggcaagtcacttcatttctctgggtctcagttaccccatctgtaaaatggggattaagactgtgagccccatgagcaacatggactgtgtccaccctgattagcttgtacctatcccagcgcttagtacagtgcctggcccatagtaagcgcttaacaaataccataagaaaatagTATTCAAACTCTGGTGTTTAATCTTGGCATTTGATTCGGCAAGCGCAATCTGTTGCTGTATGGGCACGCCTGAGAAAATATCAACTTTATAGCAGGTCAGGACCACACAGTCAACCTCCGAGACTAAAGGCATCCCCACTGTAATCTTATCTCCTGGCCTTGCCATATTGCCTGGTTCTGGTCATTAGAAAGCATCAGGGCCCTTTTTACACTCTAGGATTCATTCCTCTTACCTGATTCTGCCAAATCGCTGGGCCCAAGCAAAATTAGAGAAAGCTGAAGCAGCCAGTAAACCATCTGAGCCAACTGGGCATGAATTGGTCCCACGATAATTTGGGGTTAGCATCTCTTGAGTGCTCTCCTTGTTTCTTGTCACACGGTAAGAATGGTCCAAATCCACCATAGTGGGCTGTCCGGTAAACCACCCATTTTTTGATAATTGCCAGCACAAAATGCAACCATTGTAAAACACACTCCACTTGGTTTCCACTCATTCTCCCCTCAGATACAGTGAAGCAGAGTTGACTGGGAAGTACACTGAGTtctcttattatcaatcaatcaacggtggtcactgagtgcttactgtcggcagagcgctgtactaagacagagttggttggcacgttccttgcccacagtaagtttacagtctagagggggagacagacattaatataaatttaaaaattataaaatattatttaaaatataCCTTTATATGCAATTTATAGATGTTTCTGTTGAATGCCGCAGAAAGGAAAAATCGCATTATAGGATGGGCACTTTGATCAGTGCTTCATGCATGCTTACAACCATTTTTTTCTACTCCACATCGCATCCTGCCAGTTAGACATGTGCTAACTCCCCAGTGGTGTTTTTATCAAACACACATTAGGAAAGAGCAGAGTGTACTAAGTTAGGGAGGCGGCAGGATCtaagatctaatggaaagagccaggggttGGGAGTAGAGGAGACTCAAGTTCTAGTTCCAGTTGTGACATTTCATTTcttcctgggtgactttggacaaatcacttaacttctctgtgcctcagtttcattgcctgtaaaatggggataaaacacctgttttccctctctcttccttggactgggagccccatgtgggttagggttgtgtctgatttgactgtattgtatttgccccagtggctagtacgatgcttggcacatattaagtgcttaacaaaaaacacaattattattactagggaggTGTTTcttgccttcctcttctccctctcacatcTGGGAGAGTATTCTTCCTAGGTTTCAGGTTGGTCTTTTTGCCTGTCTAGGATTCAACCCAAAACGGGGGAAGTTGTACATGGAAAAAGTCACACTTGGCACTAAGCTGGTCCTTAGTGAGGACTAGGTGCTTTGCTACATTGGCAtagaaaagataatcaagtttaaAAGAGGTGGGCGTTCATTTCTGTGCCTGAAAATGCACGCACATTTCCTCAGGCAGAGGTGTTGTGGGAAAGCCCCACACAGCTGCTCGGCAGCAGTGGGTGTGTAGAAGAGCTGTTTATAAGGTACAAGCCTGGGGAATTGTCAAATGTGGGATTAGGCATTCtgttggaaagaccacaggcctgggattcagaggacctcgaGTTCTAAtcgcatctctgccacttgcttgctgtgtgaccttgggcaagtcacttaacttctttgggcctcagttacctcatctgtaaaatggggattaagactgcgagccccatataggacagggactgttcaaacccaattatctcgtatctaccccagcgcttaatacagtgcctggcacataataagcgcttaacaaacaccacagttataattatttgcattattattattatgtgaaatgaaggggaaaaaagtGTTGTAGCCCTTTGAGCTACAGTGGCTGGCCCACGAGAACTGACTAGTAAACAGGAGATTTGGCAGTTATCAGAGCATTTTAGTTATTATTGGGGTGGCAGTACCTCACCCTGAGTGTTTATTGCTATGTCCAACAATTGTGATCAACTGAATGTAGAAATGTAGGCGTGTGCTATGAAAGCAGCACAGTATGTAAACATTAATAAATAGAGCCACCTCGTTGTACAtcggcagtcagtcaatcagtcgtatttatttagagcttattgtgtgcagagcactgaactaagtgcttgggagagtacaaaataacagagttggtagatacgttctctgcccagaacAAGTTTGCAGCCAGGGTAAGTAGCCTCGTAAATCGCAGCTAACAGTCAGAGGATGGGTTTCACTTTCCACTCCTGGCTCGCAAGATTGTTTAAGTATGTTGTCAGGTTGTCTCCTGAGCATGGAAAGTAGCCATGGACTTAACAGGGCCAGGTGGGGCCTCCAAATCCTATGCCCAGGGACATCTGACCTTTTCACTGTGGGTACTCTGATGACAGGGAAATGAGACCTTTTTTGACCCTGAGCTGAAAACCCTAGAAAATGCTGAGCCAAAAAAGTGGACCGAGTTCCCTAAATGAGGCCTTTCCACTGAAAATATCCTCCCTCTAATTATACTTACCGAAGATTCAGGTATAGGTCTGTGATGTTAGGTGTTCACCTTCTTAACAAATTCTTGTGTATCACAGTTGTGAATGTTGATTCAGGTGTACCCTGTGATTCAATCAAGTTGTGTTCTCCAAACTATGGTTGTATTGTGAATGTCATAGCATCAGATATATTGTCCCTTATACTTTCATGCAATTGGGATCCATTGCGGATTCCAGAACTGTAATCTGGAACCAACCATAATGTAATGGCAAAGCACTACGGATAAGGAAATTTTCCCTGTaaatcttcctctttcctctcctataGCACCATAGcaaaagcactatcctaagagcTGGAAGTACCTCAAGAGGTTATCTGGGAGAGCTCCTGGCTGCTGGTCAAGGAAATAAATGGTCCAAGACAGTTGATTACCTACTTCTTTCTTAAAGATCTCCAGAAATGAAAACTACAAGCTCCCTCAGCCATTTGTCCTAGTGTTTTATCACTCTGAGTTAAGAAGTTACGTCTTATATCTAAATGACATTTCTTCTGCTTTAATTTAATCCAATTTCCTCCTTTTGGGTACTCTGCAGATATGGAGAGAAACTGGTTAATATCTTCTCCattaaaaggagagaggaagggggactggagaatagaaagaggaaagaagacaAGAGACCCAATGCGTTAATCCCCTGGCTGGTGGAAGGTGGGTGGGGGAGCGGAGGTTGGGTGAAATCAGGATTGGGAGGGAATtgtttgaagagaggggagaatgaaagagagcactcct
This window encodes:
- the SMKR1 gene encoding small lysine-rich protein 1, whose translation is MPGKGKKSKARGKSVNEKKQKKPEVDILSPAAMLNVYYIAHNAADCLTLRGFRWSGATKGTKGKKNAKIPPLTDL